AGGCTTGAGAGAGGCCCGGAAGCCAGGGACCTGCTAACATTTTATTGTGGAAAGATGTgaagtttacagaaaagttgcacaAATACTCCAATGAACTCCAGGAGTCCATCCGCCTAGTCTTGCCACTGCCAACATTTTGCTACATTGCTGAATCCTCTTTCTATCTGAATGCTGAAATCATTTGAGAGCAAGTTGCAGAAGTCATGTTCCTTTGCCCCTAAATTCTTCCTAAGAACAAGAACATTCTCTTACACATCGGAGTCAgctatcaaaaccaggaaatgagCACTGAGGCAGTCCTAAGCCACACTCTGTTCAAACTTCACCAACGGACCCGAGTCTCCGATCACAGGCCTGTCCCTCCCGGTCCAGGAACATTGCGCTGTCTCCCTAGTCTCTGACCTAGAACCTTTcggtctttctttgtttttcctgacTTTGACATTTGGGAAGGCCCATTTACTTTAAGACTGACCCTGAGTCTGGGTTGGCTGATGTTTCTGCGTGGTTTGCCCTAGATGGACACAACTGGCCAGAAAACCCTGGAAGGACCTCTGTGTCTTCTCGAGCATCCCCCTCTCTGGGTGCTGGTGAACCTACGAGGAGGGCAAGTGTCTGGCTTGACTCTTGCCCCAGCGCTCAGAGATGGACCCCGCAGGGACAAAATGTGCCCTAGGGTCACGGGCTGGCCGGCAGGGTCTGTTCACAGAACGGCAGCCTCCCTACACTGTTTCTGGGCAGCACAACTGCTCCTGCAACTGTCCAAGGGCTTCAGCCCACCTGTGCTCACCACTGCCACACCTTATCCCCAAGCCTTGGCTTTCTTGTCTCTGAAATGGGGATAAAAGCAGTTCCCACACCACAGAATAGCTGGAGTCAAAGAGATGAGGTGTCGGGACATCCCCAAGCTCATCCAGGGGACCAGCTTGAGGGTCGAGTGTCCCTGGATCACAGTCTCTATCCCAGTTGAGATTAGAGCATGGGGcgggccgcagtggctcacacctgtaatcgcagcactttgggaggccgacacaggtggatcagctgaggtcaggaattcaaaatcagcctggccaacatggcaaaccctgtctcaactaaaaatacaaaaattagctgggcgtagtggcaggtgcctgtagtcccagctactctgcaggctgaggcaggagaatcgcttgcttgaacccgggaggcggaggctgcagtgagccgagatcgtaccacttcactccagcctaggcacagagcaagactctgtttcaaaaagagagagagagagagagagagattaggaCATGGGCAGGCCTGCTCTGCTAACACTGTGATGTCAGATGGTCTGGCTGGGCTGGAGAGGCCAGGAGCCGACCTACCATCCCCATGTTGAGCTTTCCAGCGTTTCTGGGGCCTCCTGTCTGGTTGCCGGGGATGGATGGCCCAGGGTTGGGGTGGTGATCAGGGGAGGACAACTGGGGTGGGCTGGCTGGTGAGGATACAGGGCGGGGGTTATCATGCAGGCGTCTCAGCCTGTGCTTTCTGCGGGACTGAGAATGTCTCCTTTCTGCTCTCTGGTCCCTGGGTACCCCAAATCCTGCCAACTCCCAACCCTATGAGCAGAGAAGGGCTTTGCAGGGGGCACCTCCCTTACACTGAACAGACACTCCTGCCCACCCACCGGCCCTGCCCTACCGGAGGGAGCAATGCACTGGCTTCAGCTTCTTAGCCTGGGAAATGTGAGGGCTAGTGCAGCGCTGAGCCCAGACCCCTCACACAGCGCCACCCGCAACTTGCTTAACCTAGAGGTGGGGGGTGAAGTCCCTGTCGGCCCTGTCACCTGGGGCCCCAGCACCTCTCCTTGGCTTTGCAGATGATGTTCCACAGGAGCCCGTGCCCACGCTGTGGAACGAGCCGGCCGAGCTGCCGTCGGGAGAAGGCCCCGCGGAGAGCACCAGCCCCGGCCGGGAGCCCGTGGACACCggtcccccagcccccaccgTCGCGCCGGGACCCGAGGACAGCACCGCGCAGGAGCGGCTGGACCAGGGCGGCGGTACGGGcggggcgggggagggaggggagagggagaaattaGGAGGGGCGGGGGGCGCGGGGAGGAGGGCCGGCCAGGCGGGGGCTAGCAGGTGACGTGGTCCTCCGTCCTCCGCAGGGTCGCTGGGGCCTGGCGCCATCGCGGCCATCGTGATCGCCGCCCTGCTGGCCACCTGCGTGGTGCTGGCGCTCGTGGTCGTCGCGCTGAGAAAGTTTTCCGCCTCCTGAAGCGAATAAAGGGGCCGCGCCCGGCCGCGGCGCGACTCGGCTGCACTCCTCACGCGCCTGTATGTCCGCGCGTGCGTGTCCGCGCGTGCAGGTGTGCCAGTGCGTGAGCGCGCGCAGGCGAGCGCTCAGTGCAGGGGTGCGCGCGGGGGGCCGAGGGTGGGTGCCGTGCACGCGCGCGGGTCCGGAG
Above is a genomic segment from Pongo pygmaeus isolate AG05252 chromosome 11, NHGRI_mPonPyg2-v2.0_pri, whole genome shotgun sequence containing:
- the SNORC gene encoding protein SNORC; this translates as MASCLALRMALLLVSGVLAPAVLTDDVPQEPVPTLWNEPAELPSGEGPAESTSPGREPVDTGPPAPTVAPGPEDSTAQERLDQGGGSLGPGAIAAIVIAALLATCVVLALVVVALRKFSAS